Proteins from one bacterium genomic window:
- a CDS encoding sigma-70 family RNA polymerase sigma factor, translated as MNVGTQHNVSDKKLNASSKSGVVWPALTEREIIRIAVEDAARFEPAMSEIWERYKKRLYLYIKYKLNINKGFETDKERYIIEDILQNTFCDVLENLNEYNPQYEVSTWIYNICNKHIVRYIREVQKYQGRTIAIEDESVEVIRLSSDSVKPDQEFEVKEFERIITFFVKSLQHKADQEVFLLYLQNLHNHNISDLLGKTQDAVRARLNRVIKRFKKFMTKQYPEYLNSTMLSQIKNLSFGSANTENDFSPERG; from the coding sequence ATGAACGTTGGCACACAACATAATGTCTCTGATAAGAAGCTCAATGCTTCAAGTAAGAGTGGTGTGGTGTGGCCTGCTCTGACTGAACGTGAGATTATACGTATTGCTGTTGAAGATGCAGCCCGTTTTGAACCCGCAATGTCGGAAATATGGGAACGCTACAAAAAACGTTTGTATCTTTATATAAAATATAAACTCAATATTAATAAAGGTTTTGAAACTGATAAAGAACGTTACATTATCGAAGATATTCTTCAGAATACCTTTTGTGATGTTCTAGAAAACCTTAATGAATATAATCCTCAATATGAAGTTTCAACATGGATTTATAATATTTGTAACAAGCATATTGTACGTTATATCCGCGAAGTTCAAAAATATCAAGGACGTACGATAGCTATCGAAGACGAATCCGTCGAGGTTATCCGACTATCCTCTGACTCTGTGAAGCCTGACCAAGAATTCGAAGTAAAAGAATTTGAACGAATCATAACCTTTTTTGTAAAATCATTACAGCACAAAGCAGATCAGGAAGTGTTCCTTTTGTATTTACAGAATTTACATAATCATAACATTTCCGATCTTTTGGGTAAAACGCAAGACGCGGTACGAGCCCGGCTCAATCGCGTGATCAAACGGTTCAAAAAATTTATGACTAAGCAGTATCCGGAATATCTAAATTCAACGATGCTGTCGCAAATCAAAAATCTTTCGTTTGGTTCGGCCAATACCGAAAATGATTTTTCACCTGAAAGAGGATAG
- the efp gene encoding elongation factor P: protein MAGVADFRTGMTILMDGNLFVVTEFQHRNPGNWRAFVVAKLKNVRTGRVIEKTFRSHDKLEEVRAESKNMAYLYSDGDMMYFMDNESFEQVGIPRESVGEAANYLKEGIAPAILFYEGNAVSIEMPITVELKITSTVPGVKGDTVTGGTKPATLESGAVVNVPLFINEGDTVKVDTRSGDYLERVNTK from the coding sequence ATGGCAGGTGTCGCCGATTTTCGTACAGGTATGACCATTTTGATGGATGGTAATCTTTTTGTTGTTACTGAGTTTCAACATCGCAATCCAGGCAATTGGCGCGCTTTTGTCGTCGCTAAATTAAAAAATGTTCGCACCGGGCGAGTGATCGAAAAAACATTTCGTTCGCACGATAAATTAGAAGAAGTACGCGCCGAAAGCAAAAACATGGCCTACCTCTATTCCGATGGCGACATGATGTACTTTATGGATAACGAATCATTTGAACAAGTCGGTATACCCCGTGAATCTGTCGGTGAGGCGGCCAATTACCTGAAAGAAGGTATAGCGCCGGCTATTCTTTTTTATGAAGGCAATGCCGTCAGTATCGAAATGCCTATCACCGTTGAATTAAAAATCACAAGTACGGTTCCTGGAGTCAAGGGTGATACCGTGACCGGAGGCACCAAACCGGCAACCTTGGAGTCCGGTGCTGTAGTCAATGTACCTCTTTTTATCAATGAAGGCGATACGGTGAAAGTTGACACCCGCTCCGGTGATTATCTCGAACGCGTCAATACGAAATAA
- a CDS encoding NAD(P)H-quinone oxidoreductase: MKAILVEREKNTSRLVIGEVDEPIVHPNDVLIAIKATALNRADLLQRRGLYPPPAGVPDILGLECAGIILSVGSNVTQWSPGQRVCALLPGCGYAEKVVVHETMIIPIPENLSFAQAAAIPEAWFTAYLNLVPIAQLKAGEVTLIHSGASGVGTAAIQLAKNLDAKIIASVGDSEKMRFCYELGADFVFDYHSKDFWNLIKTRSGGVDVILDTVGGENMSHHVDIANNKARIVVIGLLGGTSSNLPTGTLLTKNISIIGSTLRNKSHEEKSDLTKSIRELIMPHFTSGLFRPIIDSEYSWFDAEAAHMRMKSNLNIGKIILRIGA, from the coding sequence ATGAAAGCCATACTCGTAGAACGTGAAAAAAATACATCACGGTTGGTTATCGGCGAAGTCGATGAACCCATAGTTCATCCGAATGATGTATTGATCGCAATCAAAGCTACAGCTCTCAATCGTGCTGATCTGCTCCAGCGGCGTGGGCTTTATCCGCCGCCGGCAGGTGTTCCCGATATTTTGGGATTGGAATGTGCCGGCATTATTCTTTCAGTGGGCTCAAATGTGACGCAGTGGAGCCCAGGGCAACGGGTGTGTGCTCTTTTGCCGGGCTGCGGATATGCAGAAAAAGTAGTTGTTCATGAGACCATGATCATACCGATACCGGAAAACCTGAGTTTTGCTCAGGCTGCAGCGATACCGGAAGCGTGGTTTACCGCGTATCTCAATCTTGTTCCGATCGCTCAACTCAAAGCCGGAGAAGTCACCCTCATTCATTCCGGTGCAAGTGGGGTAGGAACTGCGGCTATACAACTAGCTAAAAATTTAGATGCAAAGATCATAGCCTCTGTCGGCGACTCGGAGAAAATGCGCTTTTGTTATGAATTAGGCGCCGATTTTGTATTTGATTATCACTCCAAAGATTTTTGGAATCTTATAAAGACGCGTAGTGGCGGCGTGGATGTCATATTGGATACCGTTGGCGGGGAAAATATGTCACATCACGTGGACATCGCTAACAACAAGGCGCGCATCGTCGTAATCGGGCTATTAGGCGGTACGTCTTCCAATTTACCGACGGGTACATTATTGACCAAAAACATTTCCATTATCGGCTCCACGTTGCGTAACAAATCACATGAAGAAAAATCAGATCTGACCAAAAGTATAAGAGAACTGATCATGCCGCATTTCACTTCCGGTTTATTTCGTCCGATTATTGACTCGGAATATTCATGGTTTGACGCGGAGGCCGCTCATATGCGAATGAAGTCAAATCTTAATATCGGAAAAATCATCCTTCGTATAGGCGCGTGA
- a CDS encoding isoamylase early set domain-containing protein, with protein sequence MVMVDSKTGKTTFSVHLSEAESVNLLGNFNGWDEDKHSLKKDKSGNWSITLKLPTGEYEFLYRVNKKAWMVDDKAPRKTNPFGTENCLVSVVVDLPKRANTEKKSAVRTNKAKSSKTKKA encoded by the coding sequence ATGGTAATGGTAGACTCTAAAACGGGGAAGACGACTTTTTCTGTTCATTTAAGCGAGGCGGAATCGGTCAATCTTTTAGGAAATTTTAACGGTTGGGATGAAGATAAACATTCTCTCAAAAAAGATAAATCAGGTAACTGGTCTATAACATTAAAATTGCCGACGGGCGAGTACGAATTTCTTTATCGTGTTAATAAAAAAGCCTGGATGGTAGATGATAAAGCACCGCGTAAAACCAATCCTTTTGGTACGGAAAATTGCTTGGTTTCAGTAGTAGTTGATTTGCCAAAACGAGCAAATACCGAAAAGAAATCGGCGGTTCGTACAAACAAAGCAAAATCCTCTAAAACGAAAAAAGCCTAA
- a CDS encoding SpoIIE family protein phosphatase, whose translation MDPKNKLFRVALIFIPILFVIGVILNSFMFYAKIRFSAGDWGSELLSIAIIALVLYVAFNYPRFESISITQKLRLSLFFVVTIYGVGLLMTLVTQPVFFTPRYSGSYVLRAYTWSGVIVAHVIGFVAVLSLGSCLRILQTLIFYRRKKNTATFFHLFLLFGALTALSTAITGRPLKYDPSSNHIITFNLLVITTIFLLINAGRVTWVTVLNRRQKFLTFIGGLVFTLISAGLLGAEIGGGATYADMVYSYSRTAGSFLFLMTVFVFVYSISTTINTLLHLPTAAIYDKKVREINSIYSLSRTINSLFDVEKIVVSVTELVCDATGANACWLELANTKNPAFRTHFDFAAVRQREPFQVHFLEVSFRKFLSKHENARLIPSNDQHHHYYLTEPTDWIINNKQPILINQVKRDKRTKDLKRTPIESLIGVPLITSDGMLGIIFAVKSTSFGFDQDDIAIISALANQTTVAIENTRLVKESLEKERLAEELRIAHDVQMKLIPQEIPDIRHDLSKMTLDIGATTVPANEVGGDYYDFVRLADWRCGIAVADVSGKGTSAAFYMAEIKGIIQALAGIYSAPKDLLIAVNDVLFGTIDRKSFITLLYADVDISKSELRFARAGHCPLLHMRDGVKTYIQPNGIGLGLDKGNLFRQAIEEKTIRIDDRDVFVMYSDGLVEARNAKDEEYGEERLSKCLDGVEHLPAGVIKDKIIADVKRFVGSAKTHDDLTCVVFRLADLQKQVVPVAPVTEAETGEITAVRRV comes from the coding sequence ATGGATCCTAAGAACAAATTGTTTCGTGTCGCATTGATTTTTATTCCGATTCTCTTCGTGATCGGAGTGATTCTCAATTCGTTTATGTTCTATGCGAAAATTCGTTTTAGTGCAGGGGACTGGGGCAGTGAACTTCTGAGTATTGCTATTATTGCTTTGGTTTTGTACGTAGCGTTTAATTATCCTCGATTTGAATCAATCAGTATCACACAAAAATTGCGATTGTCGCTTTTTTTCGTTGTAACGATCTATGGTGTGGGCCTATTGATGACGCTCGTCACCCAACCCGTTTTTTTCACGCCGCGTTACTCCGGTTCCTATGTACTCAGAGCTTATACATGGTCAGGTGTCATAGTCGCGCATGTGATCGGATTCGTGGCCGTATTATCGCTGGGTTCATGCCTTCGGATTTTGCAGACATTGATTTTCTATCGTCGAAAAAAGAATACGGCTACTTTTTTTCATTTGTTCTTACTTTTTGGTGCTTTGACGGCCTTATCAACCGCGATTACGGGGCGGCCACTGAAGTACGATCCGTCCTCTAATCACATCATCACATTTAACCTTCTTGTTATTACCACTATTTTTCTTCTGATCAATGCGGGACGTGTGACATGGGTAACTGTTCTCAACCGACGTCAGAAGTTTCTTACATTTATCGGCGGGTTGGTATTTACCCTAATTTCGGCCGGACTTTTGGGTGCGGAGATCGGTGGTGGTGCCACCTATGCTGACATGGTGTATTCCTATAGCCGTACAGCCGGGAGTTTTCTTTTTTTAATGACGGTTTTTGTTTTTGTATATAGTATCAGTACGACGATCAATACACTGCTGCACTTGCCGACGGCCGCCATTTATGATAAAAAAGTTCGCGAAATCAATTCAATTTACTCGCTGAGTCGCACGATCAATTCGCTCTTTGATGTGGAAAAAATCGTGGTCTCCGTGACCGAATTGGTGTGCGATGCGACAGGCGCCAATGCGTGTTGGTTGGAACTGGCCAATACAAAAAACCCTGCCTTCCGTACGCATTTTGATTTTGCGGCTGTACGTCAGAGAGAACCGTTTCAGGTTCATTTTCTCGAAGTTAGCTTTCGTAAATTTCTTTCTAAACATGAAAATGCAAGATTGATACCATCCAACGATCAGCATCACCATTACTATCTGACCGAACCGACGGATTGGATCATCAATAACAAACAGCCGATTTTGATCAATCAAGTCAAACGCGATAAACGAACAAAAGATCTGAAACGCACACCCATCGAGTCGCTTATTGGTGTGCCTTTGATCACGTCGGATGGTATGCTCGGGATTATTTTTGCCGTCAAATCAACTTCGTTCGGATTTGATCAGGATGACATTGCGATCATATCAGCGTTAGCCAATCAGACGACGGTAGCTATCGAAAACACGCGTTTGGTCAAAGAGTCACTTGAAAAAGAACGTCTTGCGGAAGAATTGCGCATCGCCCATGATGTGCAGATGAAGCTTATACCGCAGGAAATTCCCGATATACGCCATGACCTATCTAAAATGACGCTTGATATCGGCGCGACGACAGTGCCTGCCAATGAAGTAGGGGGTGATTATTATGATTTTGTTCGTCTGGCCGACTGGCGCTGCGGAATTGCGGTAGCCGACGTTTCCGGAAAGGGTACCTCGGCCGCTTTTTATATGGCAGAGATCAAAGGCATAATTCAAGCCTTAGCCGGTATTTATTCCGCCCCTAAAGACCTTTTGATCGCCGTTAATGACGTACTTTTTGGAACGATTGATCGCAAATCGTTTATTACGTTGCTATATGCGGACGTGGATATATCAAAGAGCGAACTGCGTTTTGCGCGGGCCGGCCACTGTCCTTTACTGCACATGCGCGATGGCGTCAAAACCTATATTCAGCCCAACGGCATCGGCTTAGGATTGGATAAAGGTAATCTTTTTCGTCAAGCTATCGAAGAGAAGACAATACGAATTGATGATCGGGATGTATTTGTCATGTACAGCGACGGATTGGTTGAAGCGCGAAATGCGAAGGATGAAGAGTACGGTGAAGAGCGCCTCAGTAAATGTCTTGACGGTGTCGAGCATCTTCCGGCCGGAGTTATTAAAGATAAAATTATAGCCGACGTAAAACGATTTGTCGGTTCGGCGAAAACACACGATGATTTGACTTGCGTTGTTTTCAGGTTGGCAGATTTGCAGAAACAAGTTGTTCCGGTGGCCCCTGTCACCGAAGCGGAAACAGGGGAAATCACAGCCGTACGACGCGTTTGA
- a CDS encoding ATP-binding protein, which yields MSSVTTNSFNMAIPSRTDNLGIIREFITSIARRFGFNDDAIGEIELAVDEACANVIKHAYKYDESKNIDITVETNGSKFTIIISDEGEGFDPDRLETPQQRLQKHARGGLGIALIKRMMDEVVFDIHPGEKNRVKMIKYVS from the coding sequence GTGTCCAGCGTTACAACAAATTCATTTAATATGGCCATCCCGAGCCGTACGGATAATCTGGGGATCATTCGTGAGTTTATCACGTCGATCGCCCGACGGTTTGGATTTAACGATGATGCGATCGGTGAAATCGAATTGGCCGTTGATGAAGCATGTGCCAATGTGATCAAGCACGCGTATAAATATGACGAATCCAAAAATATTGATATTACAGTAGAAACCAACGGTAGTAAATTTACCATCATTATTTCCGATGAAGGCGAAGGGTTCGATCCGGATCGTCTGGAAACACCTCAACAGCGTCTTCAGAAACATGCGCGCGGAGGCCTTGGAATAGCGCTGATCAAACGAATGATGGATGAAGTGGTTTTTGATATTCATCCCGGCGAAAAAAATCGTGTTAAAATGATCAAATACGTTTCGTGA
- a CDS encoding acetyl-CoA carboxylase biotin carboxyl carrier protein: MDLKDLKNLIKMVDESNVNEVEIEQDNAKTKGRLKIRISKSGTTHAMAVVQHSAPMAMPHHVPTQHLPPPAVQFESQETIEKSKSERPAGAVEQGNFIEVKSPIVGTFYRSPAPDADVYVQVGSSVKPGQTLCIIEAMKIMNEIESESSGKIAKILVENGQPVEYNQTLFLIEKA, from the coding sequence ATGGATCTCAAAGACTTGAAAAATCTCATCAAAATGGTAGATGAGAGTAATGTCAATGAAGTCGAAATAGAGCAAGACAATGCCAAAACCAAAGGACGCCTGAAGATACGGATAAGCAAATCCGGTACGACACATGCCATGGCTGTCGTTCAACATTCGGCTCCGATGGCTATGCCGCACCATGTACCGACACAACATCTTCCCCCGCCGGCTGTCCAATTTGAAAGCCAAGAGACGATAGAAAAATCTAAATCTGAAAGACCGGCCGGAGCCGTGGAGCAAGGCAACTTTATAGAGGTTAAGTCTCCTATTGTCGGCACTTTTTACCGTTCGCCCGCACCCGACGCCGATGTCTATGTTCAAGTGGGCTCTTCGGTCAAACCCGGGCAGACGCTTTGTATTATCGAAGCGATGAAAATAATGAACGAAATCGAATCTGAATCGTCCGGTAAAATCGCCAAGATCCTCGTAGAAAACGGCCAACCTGTGGAATACAATCAGACGCTTTTCTTGATCGAAAAAGCTTAA
- a CDS encoding STAS domain-containing protein, with amino-acid sequence MNGFEVTRKDEQDITVLYLKGYLDAHTYPHFEGELQKLMEEKRYRIVVDFQELSYISSAGLGVFMGFIETVRENQGDIKLCTMSTKVYKVFDLLGFPTIYQILKDPSEARDHFVQANKQ; translated from the coding sequence ATGAACGGGTTCGAAGTCACGCGAAAAGACGAGCAGGATATCACTGTTCTGTACTTGAAGGGATATCTTGACGCGCACACGTATCCGCATTTTGAAGGCGAGCTTCAAAAATTGATGGAAGAAAAACGTTACCGGATCGTCGTGGATTTTCAGGAGCTGAGCTATATTTCAAGCGCCGGGTTGGGCGTTTTTATGGGCTTTATTGAAACAGTTCGCGAAAATCAAGGTGATATCAAGCTGTGTACGATGTCCACCAAAGTATATAAAGTTTTCGATTTGCTCGGTTTTCCGACGATTTATCAGATACTCAAAGATCCTTCGGAAGCGCGCGATCACTTTGTACAGGCCAACAAACAATAA